A genome region from Anastrepha ludens isolate Willacy chromosome 3, idAnaLude1.1, whole genome shotgun sequence includes the following:
- the LOC128857756 gene encoding putative nuclease HARBI1 — translation MAFEYLAYDLSRGEEEVSPQIVDRSLLRHVDNPFDLDAGEFQKLFRLTPDLTEDVVSQLDSHLRGSRITAISTEKQVLAALRFFATGCYQRPVGEQWGISMSQSSVSRSIHRVTAAINSSMFCAKVRFPITQVERQAAKEIFASATSPFVGGTIGAIDCTHVSILAPKRHEEAYVNHHGYHSLNVQMICDPTLKILNVNAKFPGARHDSYIWSSSAVRMVMQRNFEIGNHNLFLIGDSGYPLEPWLMTPLTNQPEGTPKFLYNEALCKARNPVERLFGVLKATWRCLSQQRTLLYDPGFTGQVVNACSVLHNIRLREGIYQTENEFTEPRTNDIFVNQDAPSSTAKRIQDRLIANFFT, via the exons ATGGCGTTTGAGTATTTGGCTTACGATTTATCGCGTGGAGAGGAGGAAGTGAGCCCTCAAATAGTTGATCGAAGTTTGCTCCGGCATGTGGACAATCCTTTCGATTTGGATGCAGGGGAGTTCCAGAAGTTATTCCGTTTAACTCCAGACTTGACTGAGGACGTAGTTTCGCAGCTTGACAGCCATCTTAGAGGTTCCAGAATAACAGCGATTTCGACTGAAAAACAG GTTCTAGCTGCACTGCGATTTTTTGCAACCGGGTGTTATCAACGACCCGTAGGTGAGCAATGGGGAATATCTATGAGCCAGTCGTCCGTTAGCCGTAGCATTCATCGGGTAACAGCTGCAATCAACAGCTCCATGTTTTGCGCAAAGGTGAGATTTCCCATTACCCAAGTGGAGCGGCAAgcggcaaaagaaatttttgcttCAGCAACCTCCCCGTTTGTGGGAGGTACCATTGGAGCTATCGATTGCACGCACGTGTCAATTTTGGCCCCGAAACGTCATGAAGAAGCGTATGTCAACCACCACGGCTACCATTCGCTTAATGTCCAAATG ATATGTGATCctacacttaaaattttaaacgtaaATGCCAAATTTCCGGGAGCACGGCACGATTCATACATTTGGAGTTCCTCTGCGGTGCGAATGGTTATGCAACGGAATTTTGAAATTGGAAACCATAACTTGTTTTTGATTG GTGATTCCGGGTACCCTTTGGAGCCTTGGCTGATGACTCCTCTAACAAACCAACCGGAAGGTACTCCGAAATTCTTGTACAATGAGGCATTGTGCAAAGCTCGTAACCCAGTTGAGAGACTTTTTGGTGTTCTTAAGGCAACGTGGCGGTGCTTGTCTCAACAAAGGACACTCTTGTACGATCCAGGATTTACTGGACAAGTAGTTAACGCGTGCTCAGTTTTACATAATATTCGTTTAAGAGAAGGAATATACCAGACCGAAAATGAATTCACAGAGCCCAGAACAAACGACATTTTTGTAAACCAAGATGCACCATCCTCAACAGCAAAGCGCATCCAAGACCGACtgattgctaatttttttacttaa
- the LOC128857758 gene encoding uncharacterized protein LOC128857758: MGIEVEDERVISEAPSPLRTPLAENFTLRSGNSHISDRRTPRASLKRKRMEEDGNARKKFLEIAEKQADALKMLAQSSRETVEVAKQQADALKILAESSSAIAQANKMMAEAIAVLGNGLSATAEAFNNLTNAIYRM, from the exons ATGGGTATCGAAGTGGAAGATGAAAGGGTGATTTCGGAAGCCCCGTCGCCTTTACGGACGCCACTGGCAGAGAATTTCACGCTGAGGTCAGGTAATTCCCATATCTCAGACAGGAGAACACCACGGGCGAGCTTGAAAAGAAAGCGCATGGAAGAAGACGGTAATGCTcggaagaaatttttggaaatagcaGAAAAACAGGCAGATGCACTAAAG atgCTAGCCCAGTCGAGTAGAGAAACAGTAGAAGTCGCGAAACAACAAGCAGATGCTTTaaag atcTTAGCCGAAAGCAGCTCTGCAATTGCTCAGGCTAATAAAATGATGGCGGAGGCAATAGCCGTATTGGGGAATGGTTTAAGCGCTACCGCAGAAGCATTCAACAATCTAACGAATGCAATCTATCGCATGTAG